From Miscanthus floridulus cultivar M001 chromosome 15, ASM1932011v1, whole genome shotgun sequence, the proteins below share one genomic window:
- the LOC136506527 gene encoding probable WRKY transcription factor 62, producing MKLAEMKHHHYHHDNCRCFPQSSASGRHSLACDCDHRSAMKEISREQSLVTQLRAIVLPALQQADERYELVAQMFQSILDCSSKTMAELQRHQSDDDAQPDDVLVDDKKRVKRSISDDCIRKEEGVSEEEDVVKQRHQQLKRGRFVESMSLETPVPRYDGRQWRKYGQKHINKSKHPRNYYRCAYRQEQGCKATKTVQQQDDDSTGTDHPVMFRVVYHAQHTCKDNNGINSGTDDSETNSQSSISTIRTDPYVPETSLDGNKPLDKSADLITRNSMYEPFDMTVFEPLDLDSWELDAFLMFGA from the exons ATGAAATTAGCAGAGATGAAGCACCACCACTACCACCATGACAACTGCAGATGTTTTCCTCAATCTTCAGCTTCTGGTCGCCACTCTCTTGCCTGCGACTGCGACCACCGGTCGGCGATGAAGGAGATCTCCAGGGAGCAGTCTCTGGTGACACAGCTGCGAGCCATCGTCCTCCCTGCGCTGCAGCAGGCGGACGAACGCTACGAGCTTGTTGCCCAGATGTTCCAGAGCATACTGGATTGCTCCAGCAAGACCATGGCCGAGCTGCAGCGTCATCAGTCTGATGATGATGCTCAACCAGATGATGTGCTGGTTGACGACAAGAAGAGAGTGAAGAGGAGTATCTCTGATGACTGCATCAGGAAGGAGGAGGGTGTCAGCGAGGAGGAGGATGTTGTTaagcagcgtcatcagcaactcAAGAGAGG GAGATTTGTTGAGTCGATGTCACTTGAAACGCCCGTTCCACGCTATGATGGACGTCAGTGGAGGAAATACGGGCAGAAGCACATCAACAAATCAAAACACCCAAG AAACTACTACAGATGCGCCTACAGGCAGGAACAGGGCTGTAAAGCAACAAAGACGGTACAACAGCAAGATGATGACAGCACAGGCACTGATCATCCCGTGATGTTCAGAGTCGTCTACCACGCCCAGCATACTTGCAAGGACAACAATGGCATCAACTCAGGCACCGATGACTCTGAAACAAACAGCCAATCCAGCATATCGACAATTCGTACAGATCCGTATGTCCCTGAGACATCCCTAGATGGCAATAAGCCGCTCGACAAATCTGCAGACTTGATCACAAGGAACAGCATGTATGAGCCATTCGACATGACTGTGTTTGAACCTTTAGATTTGGACAGTTGGGAGTTGGATGCATTCTTAATGTTTGGAGCCTGA
- the LOC136506547 gene encoding probable WRKY transcription factor 67 gives MNIFESSTHSGCQVVINEIEHQSALVMELHTLILPTLDPCSRQEKLAQQLFQDIFSSSSKVISFLELGDNSKKLADLIKYRRKGGKNNVDSHMLGEEAKQIGNKRRKNAQHTGSVVTQAPHFDGYQWRKYGQKWISKAKQSRSYYRCANSKDQGCLATKTVQQKESDGSAGTVRLFDVDYYGQHICKKDDIIHPYVVETTKYSAPIVNHNQSISGSTVVHNDVLGIQDESFENLFMVPSTPEYLIDFTDIEMAGRALEVTSMMIPEDIWA, from the exons ATGAACATCTTTGAATCTTCCACTCATAGTGGCTGCCAAGTGGTGATCAATGAGATTGAACACCAAAGCGCCCTCGTGATGGAGCTACATACCCTTATCCTACCAACACTTGATCCCTGTAGTAGGCAGGAGAAGCTTGCGCAGCAACTCTTCCAAGATATATTCAGTTCCTCAAGTAAGGTTATCTCCTTTCTCGAACTTGGCGATAACAGTAAGAAACTGGCCGATCTTATCAAATATAGAAGAAAAGGTGGCAAGAATAACGTGGATAGTCACATGTTGGGGGAGGAAGCTAAACAAATTGGAAATAAGAGAAG GAAGAATGCACAACACACAGGTTCGGTTGTGACACAAGCACCACACTTTGATGGATATCAATGGAGGAAGTATGGACAGAAGTGGATCTCCAAAGCAAAGCAGTCTAG GAGCTACTATAGATGTGCCAATAGTAAAGACCAAGGGTGTCTTGCAACTAAGACAGTTCAACAGAAGGAATCAGATGGAAGCGCTGGAACAGTGAGGTTGTTCGATGTTGACTATTACGGCCAGCACATTTGCAAGAAGGATGACATAATCCATCCATATGTTGTTGAGACAACAAAATATAGTGCACCAATTGTCAATCATAACCAAAGCATTAGTGGGTCAacagttgttcataatgatgtcCTTGGAATTCAGGATGAAAGCTTTGAAAACTTATTCATGGTGCCAAGCACGCCAGAATATTTGATAGATTTCACAGATATTGAAATGGCAGGCCGGGCACTTGAGGTTACCTCTATGATGATCCCTGAAGATATATGGGCGTAA